In one Juglans regia cultivar Chandler chromosome 11, Walnut 2.0, whole genome shotgun sequence genomic region, the following are encoded:
- the LOC108999587 gene encoding probable ribose-5-phosphate isomerase 3, chloroplastic: MASSLSLSLSFSSLHHHTSTPLILRTPKLLHLRAHSHKAFSIKALSAPTLTQDDLKKLAADKAVDYVKSGMVLGLGTGSTAAFVVAKLGHLLQTGQLSNIVGVPTSKRTEEQARQLGIPLSVLDDHPSLDLAIDGADEVDPDLNLVKGRGGALLREKMVEAASAKFVVVVDDTKLVKGLGGSGLAMPVEVVQFCWKYNLIRLQELFKEEGVEAKLRLSENGKPYVTDNSNYIVDLYFKTPIKDALAAGKEISAFEGVVEHGLFLDMATAVIIAGKGGVEVKNK, encoded by the coding sequence ATGGCGTCTTCCTTATCCCTAtccctctccttctcctccCTTCACCACCACACCTCCACTCCCCTTATCCTGCGCACCCCTAAACTCCTTCACCTACGTGCTCACTCCCATAAAGCCTTCTCCATCAAAGCCCTCTCCGCTCCAACCCTCACCCAAGACGACCTCAAGAAGCTCGCCGCCGACAAGGCCGTGGATTATGTCAAGTCCGGCATGGTTCTCGGCCTCGGCACCGGCTCCACTGCCGCCTTTGTCGTCGCCAAGCTTGGCCACCTCCTCCAGACCGGTCAACTATCCAACATTGTCGGAGTCCCCACCTCGAAACGCACTGAGGAGCAAGCTCGTCAATTGGGTATCCCTCTCTCGGTGCTCGATGACCACCCGAGCCTCGACCTCGCCATCGACGGCGCCGACGAGGTTGACCCGGATCTGAACCTAGTCAAGGGCCGCGGAGGAGCGCTCTTGCGAGAGAAAATGGTGGAAGCCGCCTCGGCCAAGTTCGTGGTCGTCGTGGACGATACGAAACTAGTGAAGGGACTAGGAGGAAGTGGGCTGGCAATGCCAGTCGAGGTGGTACAGTTTTGCTGGAAGTACAACCTGATAAGGCTGCAGGAGTTGTTCAAGGAAGAAGGGGTTGAGGCAAAGCTGAGGTTGAGTGAAAATGGGAAGCCCTATGTGACTGATAATTCCAATTATATAGTTGACTTGTATTTCAAGACGCCGATAAAGGATGCTTTGGCTGCCGGGAAGGAGATTTCGGCTTTTGAAGGGGTTGTGGAGCATGGATTGTTCTTGGATATGGCTACCGCGGTCATTATTGCTGGTAAGGGAGGTGTGGAGGTGAAGAATAAGTGA